In Gossypium raimondii isolate GPD5lz chromosome 12, ASM2569854v1, whole genome shotgun sequence, a single window of DNA contains:
- the LOC105764282 gene encoding cysteine-rich receptor-like protein kinase 2 — protein MDKPVQVVRSGYIFLVLMGFLALLEGVKGDPRAKTVNISCGHQLEHNGTIYVSNFVATMENISEQMRDSGFGTAVTGSGLDTNYGLAQCYGDLSSLDCVLCYAEARTVLPQCYPFNGGRIFLDGCFMRAENYSFFEEHTGPDDRAVCGNTSRKGLNFQESARQAVTHAVAAALENEGYAKAQVAVLGKNESAYVLANCWRTLNNTSCKTCLENASASVLGCLPWSEGRALNTGCFIRYSDTDFLNKEPGNGISRGTVIIIVVSIVSSLVILAIGVAIGVYIWKYRYIQKKRRGSNDAEKFVKLLHDSNLNFKYSTLDRATGFFNDANKLGQGGFGTVYKGVLPDGREIAVKRLFFNNRHRAADFYNEVKLISSVEHKNLVRLLGCSCSGPESLLVYEFLPNKSLDRFIFDPIRGKLLDWEKRYVVIIGTVEGLVYLHENSETKIIHRDIKASNILLDSKLRAKIADFGLARSFQEDQSHISTAIAGTLGYMAPEYLAHGQLTEKADVYSFGVLLLEIVTGKQNNKSKATEYSDSIVTVTWRHFQLGTMEEIYDPNLMLHNDNHGSNVRNEIFRVVQIGLLCTQEIPSLRPSMSKVLHLLTKKDEDLPAPTNPPFLDEKMEFNETSDNECYPLNRADNDSIATVTHSSFYGR, from the exons ATGGATAAACCAGTTCAGGTAGTCCGTTCTGGATATATTTTCTTGGTTCTTATGGGGTTTCTGGCATTACTTGAAGGAGTGAAAGGAGATCCAAGAGCCAAAACAGTGAATATTTCATGTGGCCACCAACTTGAGCACAACGGGACCATCTATGTTTCTAACTTTGTTGCTACAATGGAGAATATCAGTGAACAGATGCGTGATTCGGGCTTTGGAACAGCCGTTACAGGTTCTGGGCTTGATACGAACTATGGTCTTGCTCAGTGTTATGGGGATCTATCGTCGCTTGACTGCGTATTGTGCTATGCCGAGGCACGAACGGTTCTTCCTCAATGCTATCCGTTCAACGGGGGTCGCATTTTTCTCGACGGATGCTTCATGAGAGCCGAGAATTATAGCTTCTTTGAGGAGCACACAGGACCAGACGACAGGGCAGTGTGCGGGAATACTAGCCGCAAAGGGTTGAATTTTCAAGAATCAGCACGGCAGGCAGTGACGCATGCAGTTGCTGCTGCATTGGAAAATGAAGGGTATGCTAAGGCTCAGGTGGCAGTTTTGGGAAAAAATGAGTCAGCTTATGTTTTGGCTAATTGCTGGAGGACATTAAACAATACTTCTTGTAAAACATGTCTAGAGAATGCATCAGCATCGGTATTAGGGTGCTTGCCTTGGTCCGAGGGACGCGCACTCAACACTGGCTGCTTCATCAGGTACTCTGACACCGATTTCCTCAATAAAGAACCCGGAAATGGAATATCAAGAG GAACCGTTATAATCATAGTAGTTTCTATCGTCAGTTCCCTGGTTATTTTAGCGATCGGAGTTGCTATTGGAGTCTATATCTGGAAGTACAGATACATACAAAAGAAAAGACGAG GTTCAAATGATGCAGAAAAATTTGTGAAACTCCTTCATGATAGCAACTTAAACTTCAAGTACTCTACACTCGATCGTGCTACGGGATTTTTCAATGATGCCAACAAGCTTGGGCAAGGAGGATTCGGGACGGTTTATAAG GGAGTTCTACCTGATGGAAGAGAGATTGCTGTCAAAAGGTTGTTCTTTAACAATCGACATAGGGCAGCCGATTTCTACAATGAAGTCAAACTTATAAGCAGTGTGGAGCATAAAAACCTGGTAAGGTTGTTGGGATGCAGTTGTTCGGGACCTGAAAGTCTTCTCGTCTATGAATTCCTCCCAAACAAGAGCTTGGATCGTTTCATCTTTG ATCCCATCAGAGGCAAATTACTAGATTGGGAGAAGAGATACGTAGTTATTATTGGGACTGTAGAAGGTTTAGTTTATCTTCATGAGAACTCCGAGACCAAAATTATTCACAGAGATATAAAAGCTAGCAATATCTTGTTGGATTCGAAGCTGCGAGCTAAAATTGCCGACTTCGGGTTGGCAAGGTCTTTCCAGGAAGATCAGAGTCACATCAGCACTGCCATTGCCGGAACCCT aGGATATATGGCTCCGGAGTACCTAGCCCATGGCCAGTTAACCGAGAAAGCAGATGTCTATAGTTTCGGGGTGCTTTTACTCGAAATAGTTACAGGGAAGCAAAACAACAAGAGCAAAGCAACAGAATATTCAGACAGCATAGTAACAGTT ACTTGGAGACACTTTCAGTTAGGGACAATGGAGGAGATTTATGACCCAAATCTAATGTTACACAATGACAACCATGGCAGCAACGTTAGGAATGAAATTTTCAGAGTGGTACAAATTGGACTTCTTTGCACCCAAGAGATCCCATCACTGAGGCCATCAATGTCGAAGGTACTACACTTGCTaacaaagaaagatgaagacCTCCCTGCACCTACTAATCCACCTTTTTTGGATGAAAAGATGGAATTCAATGAGACAAGTGACAACGAATGCTATCCCCTCAACCGAGCTGATAATGATTCAATTGCCACTGTCACCCACAGTTCCTTCTACGGAAGATGA